In the genome of Yersinia enterocolitica, the window TTCGTACAGCGGTGGCTTATGGTTACTCTACCCGCCAACCCGCTATTTACCCCCCAAGCTGCGCGTATTTATTGATTATATTGTCAGTTGTTTGCGTAAAGAACCCAACTTACCCCCCGCGGCGGTTAAATTACCCGCGATTTAATATGCTGTATTAAACCCAACTAAGTCGCAGGTTAGGTACCTACGGTGCAATTACCGTTTTTTCGCCAATAGTGTCGCAAAGCGCAGTTTTATCCGATTACCTTCGGCGTCGGTCTTATGTAATTGCCCAACATCTTCGTTGTACTTAATAATATCCCAATCTTTATAGTAATGGCTTAACTCACCCGACTTTAATGTAAAGGAGAACGGCACAGTACAAGGGAAGTCATCCGTAGACATGGCAGAGATAATCAAATTATAACCACCGGACAAGGTACACTCCTGCATATTATTAATAATAGAGGGAATTCTTTCCGGTTGTAGGAACATCAGGACCACAGTCGATAAAATAAAATCATAGCGGTTGTCCACACTGGCTTCATTAATATTGTAAGTGCTGGCGGTAATATTTTGCAGATTTTCCTGTACTATAATCTGCTGTAAATTATGGATACTATCGCTATTTTTGTCTACCGCCGTGACATCAAAATCCAATAAATTCAAATACAAAGAATTACGACCAGAACCACAACCTAAATCTAATGCTTTACCCGGTTTAACCATTTTCACGGCTTCAATGACTTCAGAGTGCGTCGGGGTTAAATTGTATTTTTTATGATAAAAATCTTCTGCCGTGCAATAGAAACTGAGTTGGCATTGCAGGTCATCTGAACATGCGGCAATACGGTGCCAGACTTGGGGTTCTATAAAGGGTGGCTGCTGCTCACAAGAGAAGCTATGCCTCGCCAAAGTATTCCCCGCTTCATCGAGGATCAGAAAATCCATCTCCCCGTTTAGAATGGTCAGTTTGGCCCAAGTACCTGCCTTGGTATTGTGTTTTTCCCGGAACATCGCCGGTACAGCGGTACTATTCCAGACAGGTAACTCTTTATAACACAGCAGTGCTGATGCATTTCCCATACTGATATTCCTCAGATAACTTAAAGATGTATTTAATATGCAACATATAATACAGCATTAACATTATCAAATGAAGCCGTCGGAACAAACAAATTCGGCACGAGATTTGGTTTATTTAAATCAATCAACAAATTGAAATAAAAGATAATATTACATCAAGGCATTGTGTGTTTAATCGTTTTTAAGTTTTCGATATGGTCGGCCAGTTTTTGAATATCGTCATCCGTCAGATGTGCTTTGGCCTTATTACCCCGGCCAACAATCTTGCCATCGCGGCGAGCAGTTAGACCATCAACAATTTCATCACGCGATAACGATATCAGTGGCGGTGCCTTATCCAAGCCTTTGCGATCAGCCGAACGCCCATGGCAACTTGAACAGGTTTGTTTATAAATATGCTCACCGTCAGTGGCCGCCTGAGCCGTGACACTGAGCAGCAGGACACCCACGCTTAACAACAGCACTGCTTTCATTATGCACCCGCCGCCCATTGTTGGAACAACGTAACCAGCGCCTGCTCATTACGCGCGCCCTGATGCAATTGCGTCACTTTACCACTGCGGTCAATCAGAAAAGAAGTCGGGGTGCCAATAACCTGGTAGCGTTCTTGTGTGATACCTAATTGATCACGAATAACCGGATAACTAATATTCCGCTGTGCCAACACCGGATTGATATCCACCTGTTCAGGATCGGTGTTAATCGCCACAACCACGATATCATCCCGATATTCCTGACTCAGTTTATCCAGTGCCGCCATTTCAGCCAGACAACCGCCACAGCTAGCTGACCAGAAATTGAGGTACACCTGCTTACCTTTCCATTGATCAAGTGCCACCGGCTTGCCTTTTAGGTCATAAGCTGCCAATTGCGGGGCCGCTTCACCCACCACCAACTCTTCTTGTTTGCACGCGCTAAGTAGCAATAACACACCACACATGCCGATAACTTTTAACCGATTACGCCACATGATGACGGCTCTCTTCATTAAGATATTTACCGTGCTGGAGCCGGATTATCCGATCAGCAACACACCCTAAATCTGGATTGTGGGTAACCATGACAATGGTTCTACCCTGACGATGAATATGGTTTAGCAGATCCAGCACCCGCTGTTCATTCTCTTCATCAAGGTTGCCGGTCGGTTCATCAGCAAAAATGATAGGGGGCTGATTAACAAGCGCACGTGCAATACACACTCGCTGTTGCTCACCACCAGAGAGTTGGCTAGGCAGATGCCCCATACGTGGTGTCATCCCGACCTGTTCTAAAACCTGCCGCGCGGCGTCTTCATCAACCACACTGTGATAATGCTGCGCTAACATAATGTTCTCTAACGCAGTCAGGTAAGGAATCAGGTGAAATTGTTGAAAAACCAGCCCTATCTTGTCAGCCCGAAACTGCCTGCGGCCTTCTTCGTCTAAGCCTGCGGCATCAATACCGTCAAGTAACACCTGCCCTTCGCTAACGGTATCCAGACAGGTCAGGATATTCATTAATGTTGTTTTACCTGAGCCGGACGCCCCCATAATCGCGACAAACTCACCACGATTAATGCGAATATTAATGTCTTCCAGCGCTGTAACTTGACCAAAACGCTTATATAAATGTCGGGTTTCAATGACGGCATCCGCGGTGTATTCAGGTTTCACCCGTGTTAATGGCGATGTCATTTGCTACTCTCCTTTCAGGACTTTAGCGGGTTCGATATGAATAGCCCGACGGGTGGGAACAATGGCCGCCACGGCGGCGACTAACAATGACAATATCAGGGTCAATGGCAGTACTGGTGCTCGCAAAGCGATTGCCGCACTGAACACCGTCTGGCCCAATACTTGCGCCAACACATACCCAAGCAAAGCACCACAGACTGCGGCAGCCAGCGATATAATCAGTGTTTCAGTCAGCATCTGACGAATAATATCGGCACCACTGGCACCCAATGCTTTTTGCAAGGCGAACTCTTTTGAACGCTCACCCACTATCGCCATTAAGGTGGTGTTAACGCACAGTGATGACAAAATGAGGATCACCACCGAGACCAGCCCCATCAGCCCTTTTATTTTATCAAGCACTTGTCCTTCAGAAGCCGAAACCTTACGGATTGGCCGAATTTCAAGATCGGGATATTGCTCACGCAGGCGGCTGGCAAATGTTTCAACCTGCCCCACATCATTACTGACACTAAGGAGCGCATTGCTGATATGCCCCGGTTGATTGAGCCATTTTTGTGCCAGTTCAAGATTGACGATTAACATGTTATCCGTGGCGTCACCCGCTTCAACAATACCTTTGACCTGAAGACGCTGGCGAGTCGCTCCATTCACCAATGTAATGGTATCGCCTACTTTGACGTGCAAGCGTTCGGCAAGTTTGACACCAATCATGGCATTGCGATCATCAAAACTGACGCCGATCCAGTTGCCGGTGACTTGCCAGTAGGGAACGAGCTGTTGTAGGGATTCAAACCATACCCCCATCAGCACCACTTTTTCCAATTCGGTGCGGGCCATACCATAAATATAGGGGCTGGAAGCATTGATAAGCCCTTTGGGTGCCGCATCTATAATTGGCTGAAATCGCTGTTGTTCAAAAGAGTTACCATGCCCTGGGCCGATATAGAAATTGGCACCAAAGGTTCGTAACTCCTGACTCATTTTGGCATTAATATCGAAATAAACTGCTGACATTGCGGTGACAATCGCTGCACCAACAGTGAGTGCGGCAAATACCACACTGACCCGTTGCATCCGCAGGCGCAGTGCACGTAATACTAATCGCCAGAACATACTATTACTGCCTTTATGCTGAATTGCCCGATGATTAACGGCCATAAAGCACCTCCACCGGATAGAGACTGGCAATACGCCGGGCAGGGAACCAGGTACCTATGACGGCAATCAACACGGATATCACCAGCACACAGGGCACCACCATCCAGGCAAAACTGAGTGGAGCGCCAAACAACATCAGGCCAATGGTTTTTGCCAAGCCCCAGCCAGCCAAACAGCCTGCCAGACCACCAATCAAGCCACTGATTGCTGCTTCAAGATAAAACAGCATCAAAATTTGCCACTGACGCGCCCCCAATGCTTTCATCAAACCAATCTCTTTCGCGCGTTCCATAATCGTGCTGGTCATCAGCGATGCAATCCCCATTGCCGCAGCAATCAACGCCGCCAGCGTAACCACCGCCAACAGCAGTTGTATCTTTTCAATCACCACCCCTTCAGATGCAGCAACTTGCCAAATTGGCCGCACTACGGAGCCAGAAATAGCCTCTTCCAATTGGTGTGCAATTGAAGAAACATAAGCAGTGCAATACCACAGGTCATATTCTTCGGCATTAAGGGCTTCAAGGTTTTCGCGCGCTTTACGCGACAACTCATTTTCTGGCACAGTCAATGCTGAAACCCGCACTGCCTGGATTTTTCCTGGCAAGCCGAGGAGTGATTGCACTGCGCTTAGGGGTAATACCAGGCGGCTCTCTTCTTCACCACCACTACTCAGCACCCCACTTATCTTCACCGTTAGTGGGCCAGAGGCACCGTTGAGGTGCAACTCATCACCGACTTTCCAACCAGTTTGCTGTGCCAGTTGTTTACCTAACAATGCCTCAGCCGTTGTCGCATCGGCTTTAACTGGCTCCTGCGGCCAGTTACCACTAACCTGCCAATACGGGCTGATAATTTGCTGACCAGTGTGATAGTCCTCTTCATCGGGTACATCAACCGGCTGATTAAAATAGGTCCCCAGCAGCGGAATAATTTGCCCCTTAACATCAGTTTCGCCGCTCAGTAATGGCGCAAAACCGACAATATTGTTACGCCAAAAAATATCTTTGATATTGGGTAACTCAGCTTGATCGAGGAAATCCTGCCCGGTAAGTGGGTTACTCTGCTCGCCGAATAATGACGGCAGTGCCACCTGCCCAGCAGGTTCAATCAAAATATTGGCACCATAAGACTTCAACTCACGTGACATTTTATCGCCAATATCTATCGATACCGCCAACAATGACGAGATGAGTCCGGCAGCAAGGAAGACCGTAAATACCGCCAGGGATTTACGCCGGACATTCCTGAACCAAGACTGCTTGAGCATGCGCCATAACATAATTATGGATTCTCCTGCGTGTCACTGTCTTCACTACTGGCAACCGGCGTCACAAACTGCTCCGGGTGTTCACGGAAACGGTTGTAATTCGCCTCAGATGAGAAGAAATAGGTATTCTCGCCATAACTGTACTTATATTCGGCCTTTTGATTGGTGAGGCGAGTTTTATCAACCGGATCAATTACATCAAGCGTTACTACCGTGGTGAAGTAATTGACACCCGCCTCCAAAGAGGCTTTGGGAATGACTAACTCTTTATCGTCACTTTTCCACCCCTCCAACGGTATCGGGTTACAGCCCCCTGCTTTACCGATCGACGGAATGAAAATATGCACGGCGCAGGCAACGCAAATGACCTGATTGCCTTCCATGACATACCCTTGATCACCACACAACAAGCAGGCATCGAAAACCACACTCAGGCGCAGACGATCGGGATAACGGTTAATAATAAAGAAACGTACTGCTTTACCATCATCGGCGACCCAGACAAAACGATGCAACTTACCATCACGTACCTGCTCTACTGGAATACGGACTAAACCATCAGCCGAGAGTGTCACGGGTAAAGCCTCGGACAACTGGGGCGGTTGAGAAGCGACTTTATCCCAGTAGAGTTGAGCACCTGCGGCTATTACCCATGCCAGCAAGGAAAAAACAAAGATTCGGCGTACATTACGGTAATCAGCTAATGCTTTACGGTGAGCAATCGGGTCTGAATTTTCACCGACGATCCGGCGGGAATTCCGTAACGGTATCAAGTAACACAGCGTCGTAAATGCCAGAAGCAGCGCACAAATGTAACTCAACCAGGCATGCCCATTGGTAACTAAAGCGACATAACTGAGTAGTGATTTGGTCAGTGGCACAACCTGTAACTTCATTAATAACAGAATGCCGTCGCCACTGAGTGGCAAAATCAGTAATACCGTTATCAGTATCAATAGTGGCCAACGACAACGAGGCAATTGCCTGACCATCATCAGCAATAATACGGCACTGAAAATCACCCAGCCAAATGCCACGACAATAGCCGCCAAATTAAGCAGTAA includes:
- a CDS encoding SAM-dependent methyltransferase TehB (with TehA confers resistance to tellurite); this translates as MGNASALLCYKELPVWNSTAVPAMFREKHNTKAGTWAKLTILNGEMDFLILDEAGNTLARHSFSCEQQPPFIEPQVWHRIAACSDDLQCQLSFYCTAEDFYHKKYNLTPTHSEVIEAVKMVKPGKALDLGCGSGRNSLYLNLLDFDVTAVDKNSDSIHNLQQIIVQENLQNITASTYNINEASVDNRYDFILSTVVLMFLQPERIPSIINNMQECTLSGGYNLIISAMSTDDFPCTVPFSFTLKSGELSHYYKDWDIIKYNEDVGQLHKTDAEGNRIKLRFATLLAKKR
- a CDS encoding cytochrome yields the protein MKAVLLLSVGVLLLSVTAQAATDGEHIYKQTCSSCHGRSADRKGLDKAPPLISLSRDEIVDGLTARRDGKIVGRGNKAKAHLTDDDIQKLADHIENLKTIKHTMP
- a CDS encoding TlpA family protein disulfide reductase, whose product is MWRNRLKVIGMCGVLLLLSACKQEELVVGEAAPQLAAYDLKGKPVALDQWKGKQVYLNFWSASCGGCLAEMAALDKLSQEYRDDIVVVAINTDPEQVDINPVLAQRNISYPVIRDQLGITQERYQVIGTPTSFLIDRSGKVTQLHQGARNEQALVTLFQQWAAGA
- a CDS encoding ABC transporter ATP-binding protein, whose translation is MTSPLTRVKPEYTADAVIETRHLYKRFGQVTALEDINIRINRGEFVAIMGASGSGKTTLMNILTCLDTVSEGQVLLDGIDAAGLDEEGRRQFRADKIGLVFQQFHLIPYLTALENIMLAQHYHSVVDEDAARQVLEQVGMTPRMGHLPSQLSGGEQQRVCIARALVNQPPIIFADEPTGNLDEENEQRVLDLLNHIHRQGRTIVMVTHNPDLGCVADRIIRLQHGKYLNEESRHHVA
- a CDS encoding ABC transporter permease: MAVNHRAIQHKGSNSMFWRLVLRALRLRMQRVSVVFAALTVGAAIVTAMSAVYFDINAKMSQELRTFGANFYIGPGHGNSFEQQRFQPIIDAAPKGLINASSPYIYGMARTELEKVVLMGVWFESLQQLVPYWQVTGNWIGVSFDDRNAMIGVKLAERLHVKVGDTITLVNGATRQRLQVKGIVEAGDATDNMLIVNLELAQKWLNQPGHISNALLSVSNDVGQVETFASRLREQYPDLEIRPIRKVSASEGQVLDKIKGLMGLVSVVILILSSLCVNTTLMAIVGERSKEFALQKALGASGADIIRQMLTETLIISLAAAVCGALLGYVLAQVLGQTVFSAAIALRAPVLPLTLILSLLVAAVAAIVPTRRAIHIEPAKVLKGE
- a CDS encoding ABC transporter permease, yielding MLWRMLKQSWFRNVRRKSLAVFTVFLAAGLISSLLAVSIDIGDKMSRELKSYGANILIEPAGQVALPSLFGEQSNPLTGQDFLDQAELPNIKDIFWRNNIVGFAPLLSGETDVKGQIIPLLGTYFNQPVDVPDEEDYHTGQQIISPYWQVSGNWPQEPVKADATTAEALLGKQLAQQTGWKVGDELHLNGASGPLTVKISGVLSSGGEEESRLVLPLSAVQSLLGLPGKIQAVRVSALTVPENELSRKARENLEALNAEEYDLWYCTAYVSSIAHQLEEAISGSVVRPIWQVAASEGVVIEKIQLLLAVVTLAALIAAAMGIASLMTSTIMERAKEIGLMKALGARQWQILMLFYLEAAISGLIGGLAGCLAGWGLAKTIGLMLFGAPLSFAWMVVPCVLVISVLIAVIGTWFPARRIASLYPVEVLYGR
- a CDS encoding DUF2318 domain-containing protein; protein product: MSYFFVSVLQAFLPVALLLGLSWAFRPAPALNRVVWITILMAILGIWAGTHYPKSQQLQLVLAGGQLLALLLFLLSQFTLRRSLGYVWQALLVLGAAFNWGNNPNLGAFTNTHVINTDLLLNLAAIVVAFGWVIFSAVLLLMMVRQLPRCRWPLLILITVLLILPLSGDGILLLMKLQVVPLTKSLLSYVALVTNGHAWLSYICALLLAFTTLCYLIPLRNSRRIVGENSDPIAHRKALADYRNVRRIFVFSLLAWVIAAGAQLYWDKVASQPPQLSEALPVTLSADGLVRIPVEQVRDGKLHRFVWVADDGKAVRFFIINRYPDRLRLSVVFDACLLCGDQGYVMEGNQVICVACAVHIFIPSIGKAGGCNPIPLEGWKSDDKELVIPKASLEAGVNYFTTVVTLDVIDPVDKTRLTNQKAEYKYSYGENTYFFSSEANYNRFREHPEQFVTPVASSEDSDTQENP